One stretch of Chitinophaga pendula DNA includes these proteins:
- a CDS encoding response regulator transcription factor: MLSQKKEVALAIVDDHPVVLQGLQSLLEHERHLHVTGCFTTGTDFLNFLPDNVVDIVLLDITLPDVNGMDLCKKIKSIAADTAVLVLSNHSERSIVMQMLQNGASGYLLKNAPAGELLSCIQEVLNGQVAFSNAVKEILAKPGSTALKSLPRLTRREHEILQLIADGQTTADIANHLFLSPLTVETHRRNLLQKFEAKNVATLIKIAVQQGFL; encoded by the coding sequence ATGTTATCACAAAAAAAAGAAGTGGCATTGGCTATCGTAGATGATCATCCTGTTGTATTACAGGGACTACAGAGCCTGCTGGAGCATGAACGGCACTTACATGTTACGGGATGTTTTACTACCGGTACTGATTTTCTGAATTTTCTTCCTGACAATGTTGTGGACATCGTATTGCTGGACATTACGTTACCGGATGTCAATGGTATGGACCTGTGTAAAAAGATCAAGTCTATTGCGGCTGACACGGCGGTGCTAGTGTTAAGCAATCACAGTGAGCGTAGTATTGTGATGCAGATGTTGCAGAACGGGGCGAGTGGTTACTTGTTGAAGAATGCGCCGGCGGGGGAATTATTGTCCTGTATACAGGAGGTATTGAACGGGCAGGTCGCTTTCAGCAATGCGGTGAAAGAGATATTGGCTAAGCCTGGTTCTACTGCACTTAAGAGTTTACCCAGGCTGACGAGGCGGGAGCATGAGATTTTGCAACTGATCGCCGACGGGCAGACGACAGCGGACATTGCCAACCATCTTTTTCTTAGTCCGTTGACGGTAGAGACACACCGGCGTAACCTATTGCAGAAGTTCGAAGCCAAGAATGTAGCTACGCTTATCAAGATAGCGGTACAACAAGGTTTTTTGTAA
- a CDS encoding GLPGLI family protein → MKRILLTVCSMIGFLAGHAQQQEGTVVYELNMQFPKGGMALGRAVAATRMDATTSGKLEKIDMPKVKFEASFTKEHMLWQHLDEELPTDPNAGMDAHFTAVGGSEETTYTNFTTGNITRQQYVFDKAFLIRTKVTPLPWKIAEETKTILGKTCRKAVASRPEKKMQMSMRDGKFEPVEITDTAKIIAWFTTDIPVPVAPQIAGQLPGLVLELQVGNDVKTTFTAVSLTDKVKAAGIRPPTKGKEVSEEVFAQEKDKMFRKMRAQMPAHTISVPME, encoded by the coding sequence ATGAAAAGAATACTTTTAACGGTCTGCAGCATGATAGGTTTCCTTGCTGGTCACGCACAACAACAGGAAGGCACCGTCGTTTATGAACTCAATATGCAGTTTCCCAAAGGCGGCATGGCCCTCGGAAGAGCCGTAGCCGCAACACGAATGGATGCCACCACATCTGGCAAATTGGAAAAGATTGACATGCCCAAAGTGAAATTCGAAGCCAGCTTCACCAAAGAACATATGTTATGGCAACACCTCGATGAAGAACTGCCCACAGACCCCAACGCTGGTATGGACGCACATTTTACTGCCGTCGGCGGATCGGAAGAAACCACCTACACTAACTTTACAACAGGCAACATCACCCGGCAACAATACGTCTTTGATAAAGCATTCCTCATCCGGACAAAAGTAACACCGCTGCCCTGGAAGATAGCAGAAGAAACAAAGACCATACTAGGGAAGACCTGCCGGAAAGCCGTCGCCAGCCGACCAGAAAAGAAAATGCAGATGTCCATGCGCGATGGCAAATTTGAACCGGTAGAAATAACCGATACCGCGAAGATCATCGCATGGTTCACCACAGACATACCCGTGCCGGTCGCTCCGCAAATAGCAGGGCAACTCCCCGGTCTCGTACTCGAACTGCAGGTAGGCAACGACGTGAAAACAACTTTCACCGCCGTGTCATTGACGGACAAAGTAAAAGCAGCCGGCATCCGCCCTCCCACAAAAGGGAAAGAGGTAAGCGAAGAGGTCTTCGCACAGGAAAAAGACAAGATGTTCAGAAAGATGCGCGCACAAATGCCCGCACACACGATCAGCGTGCCAATGGAATAA
- a CDS encoding M20 metallopeptidase family protein yields the protein MLKQKIQDLARQLHADTIANRRHLHTNPELSFVEHNTASFIEQKLTEIGLPFKRMATTGVIAEIKGKKPGGAIMALRADIDALPIQERNEVPYRSQNPGVMHACGHDVHTSSLLGSARILKALEEEWAGTVKLIFQPGEELLPGGASILIKEGVLENPRPASILGQHTMPELAAGKIGFRAGKYMASVDEIYITVEGKGGHAAMPNIVIDPIMIACQMLTALQQVVSRHANPLTPSVLSFGRFIGAGIHNVIPDVVTIEGTFRTLDEQWRKEAHRRIEQIAKSQVEGMGGKCHIEIRKGYPVLINEEKLTALTRQHTVEYLGAANVVDLDIWMAAEDFASYSQVADACFYRLGTGNVDKGITSGLHTATFDVDEHALEVSTGLMAWLTLKNLEHLQHVHS from the coding sequence ATGCTGAAACAAAAGATACAGGATCTGGCCAGGCAGCTGCATGCCGATACCATCGCCAACCGCCGCCACCTCCATACCAACCCCGAACTCTCATTCGTAGAACACAATACTGCCTCCTTCATAGAGCAAAAACTGACCGAAATAGGTCTGCCTTTCAAACGTATGGCCACCACAGGTGTCATCGCCGAGATCAAAGGTAAAAAGCCGGGTGGCGCCATCATGGCCCTCCGCGCCGATATCGACGCCCTCCCCATACAAGAACGCAACGAGGTACCCTACCGCTCGCAAAACCCGGGCGTCATGCATGCCTGCGGACACGACGTACACACCTCCTCGCTGCTGGGCTCCGCCCGTATTCTCAAAGCACTGGAAGAAGAATGGGCCGGTACCGTCAAACTGATATTCCAGCCTGGAGAAGAACTCCTGCCGGGAGGTGCCAGCATCCTCATTAAAGAGGGAGTACTCGAAAATCCCCGCCCCGCCAGCATCCTCGGTCAACATACCATGCCCGAACTGGCAGCCGGCAAAATAGGGTTCCGCGCCGGTAAATACATGGCCAGCGTCGACGAGATCTATATCACCGTAGAAGGAAAAGGTGGCCACGCCGCCATGCCCAACATCGTGATCGATCCCATCATGATCGCCTGCCAGATGCTTACCGCCCTCCAGCAGGTCGTAAGCCGCCACGCCAACCCACTCACACCGTCCGTACTATCATTCGGCCGATTCATCGGCGCCGGCATCCACAACGTCATCCCCGACGTAGTCACCATAGAAGGTACCTTCCGCACCCTCGACGAACAATGGCGCAAGGAAGCACATCGCCGCATAGAACAGATCGCCAAATCACAGGTAGAAGGAATGGGAGGGAAGTGCCATATCGAGATCCGGAAAGGATATCCCGTATTGATCAACGAAGAAAAACTCACCGCCCTCACCCGCCAACATACCGTCGAATACCTGGGCGCCGCCAACGTTGTCGACCTCGATATCTGGATGGCCGCCGAAGACTTCGCATCCTACTCCCAGGTAGCAGATGCTTGCTTCTATCGCCTCGGCACCGGCAACGTAGACAAAGGCATCACCTCCGGCCTGCATACCGCTACCTTCGATGTAGACGAACATGCACTGGAAGTATCTACCGGCCTCATGGCATGGCTCACCCTCAAAAACCTCGAACACCTGCAACACGTACATTCATAA
- a CDS encoding NAD(P)-dependent oxidoreductase, with protein sequence MTTTTQQTGVTVIGLGDMGSVLAHVLLDKGYTVTVWNRRRDKAAALVARGAMLATDVVAAVGASAVTIICVTDYAISHGILHTAAVGAALSGRLLIELSTGTPADARHGERWAAAQGIVYLDGAILATPRQVGRADTPIFVSGDRAAYERGVDILQALAGGLQYMGEAPGAAAAWDLGFLSYLFMGALGLLHAARIFETEGIPVDGLGNMIAQVSPGIGEMIQGMALAIHQNDFEQPESSLLICALTMDLLIRQAAENGINDEMPRFFKGLYQRGLDAGYGGEKFAAMIKVLR encoded by the coding sequence ATGACAACGACAACACAGCAAACAGGCGTTACGGTAATTGGATTGGGGGATATGGGCAGTGTATTGGCGCATGTATTATTAGATAAGGGGTATACGGTGACGGTGTGGAACCGTCGCCGTGATAAGGCGGCGGCGTTAGTGGCCCGGGGGGCGATGCTGGCGACTGATGTGGTGGCAGCGGTGGGCGCCAGTGCGGTGACGATCATTTGTGTGACGGATTATGCGATCTCGCACGGTATCCTGCATACGGCGGCGGTGGGTGCGGCACTGTCGGGGCGGTTGCTGATTGAGTTGAGTACGGGTACGCCGGCGGATGCTCGTCATGGTGAGCGATGGGCAGCTGCGCAAGGTATTGTTTACCTGGACGGGGCGATCCTGGCGACACCGCGCCAGGTGGGGCGTGCGGACACACCGATCTTTGTTTCGGGCGACAGGGCCGCTTATGAACGCGGAGTGGACATTTTGCAGGCATTAGCCGGCGGGCTGCAATATATGGGGGAGGCACCAGGAGCAGCGGCGGCGTGGGACCTGGGCTTTTTGAGTTACCTGTTCATGGGGGCGTTAGGATTGCTCCATGCGGCCCGCATTTTTGAGACGGAAGGTATACCGGTGGATGGGCTGGGGAATATGATCGCGCAGGTATCGCCGGGTATCGGGGAGATGATCCAGGGGATGGCGCTGGCTATTCACCAAAATGATTTTGAGCAGCCGGAGAGTTCGTTATTGATCTGTGCCCTGACGATGGACCTGTTAATCCGGCAGGCGGCGGAGAACGGCATTAACGATGAGATGCCGCGGTTTTTCAAAGGGCTTTATCAGCGGGGGTTGGATGCAGGTTATGGCGGGGAGAAATTTGCCGCTATGATCAAGGTATTGCGATAG
- a CDS encoding SRPBCC family protein, which produces MSNTPLLFERTFNAPAAKVWQAITDHRQMKEWYFDLEDFKPEVGFFFEFSAGADDKQYVHLCEVTEVEPGKKLTYSWKYQGFPGESFVTFELFPDGDKTRLVLTHRGLESFPSRDDKNFGIESFTAGWTQIIGTNLKQFLEK; this is translated from the coding sequence ATGAGTAACACACCGCTTCTCTTTGAACGCACGTTCAATGCCCCCGCCGCCAAAGTATGGCAGGCGATCACCGACCACCGCCAAATGAAAGAATGGTACTTCGACCTGGAAGACTTCAAACCGGAAGTAGGCTTCTTCTTTGAATTTTCCGCTGGCGCTGATGACAAACAATATGTCCACCTCTGCGAAGTAACCGAAGTAGAACCGGGCAAAAAACTCACCTACAGCTGGAAATACCAGGGCTTCCCCGGCGAATCGTTCGTTACCTTCGAACTCTTCCCGGATGGTGATAAAACACGCCTCGTACTCACCCACAGAGGCCTCGAATCATTCCCGTCCCGCGACGACAAAAACTTCGGTATCGAAAGTTTCACCGCCGGATGGACCCAGATCATCGGTACCAACCTCAAACAATTCCTCGAAAAATAA
- a CDS encoding SDR family oxidoreductase produces the protein MGYYTGKVIWITGASSGIGEALAYQWAAAGAKLILSSRREAELERVRQATTSPGNVKILPLDLEDINALPAKTTAAIALFGQVDIMVHNGGISSRSTVAETEMEVHRRVMELDYFSYVALTKALLPHFQQRRNGHFVVMSSVMGKIGTPLRAAYAGAKHALHGFFDCLRAEVHQDNIKVTVLTPGYIQTNITVHAVTKDGSPLGVTSDNIKNGLSAHKAAQQISRLVAAGKFEAYVGKKSSEWAALLLNRLAPAALMKKVRNIPPK, from the coding sequence ATGGGCTATTATACGGGTAAAGTGATCTGGATCACCGGTGCCTCCTCCGGTATAGGAGAAGCACTCGCTTATCAATGGGCTGCAGCAGGCGCCAAACTCATACTCTCCAGCCGCCGTGAGGCCGAACTGGAACGCGTTCGCCAAGCTACCACCAGCCCCGGCAATGTCAAAATACTCCCGCTGGACCTCGAAGATATCAACGCACTGCCCGCAAAAACAACAGCAGCCATCGCCCTCTTCGGTCAGGTAGATATCATGGTCCACAATGGCGGTATCAGCTCCCGCTCCACCGTAGCAGAAACCGAGATGGAAGTACACCGCCGCGTCATGGAACTGGACTACTTCAGCTACGTAGCCCTCACCAAAGCATTGCTGCCTCACTTCCAGCAACGCCGCAACGGCCACTTCGTCGTCATGAGCAGCGTCATGGGTAAAATAGGTACCCCCTTACGTGCTGCATATGCCGGCGCCAAACATGCCCTCCACGGTTTCTTCGACTGCCTCCGTGCCGAAGTACATCAGGACAACATAAAGGTCACCGTACTCACGCCCGGTTATATCCAGACCAATATCACCGTACATGCCGTTACAAAAGATGGTAGCCCGTTAGGCGTTACCAGCGACAATATCAAAAATGGCCTCTCCGCCCATAAAGCCGCTCAACAGATCTCCCGCCTCGTCGCCGCCGGCAAATTCGAAGCATACGTCGGCAAAAAAAGCAGCGAATGGGCCGCCCTCCTGCTTAACCGCCTCGCACCAGCTGCCCTCATGAAAAAAGTCAGGAACATACCGCCTAAATAG
- a CDS encoding tetratricopeptide repeat-containing sensor histidine kinase, producing MKKYYLIVIIIQLLMLSAAQLQAQNDLRRRIDSLEQLLPKKKTDTGRAWVMGLLSQAYSGQDSIKAFRYARQCLDINRKQQYRHGIAFGYYSLGFCYLDVSNFDDAKRNFQLADSLTRNDTSAMGLFIHIRAVGNIANVMAILRLPKTELELLIGLIPDIERTKDSNALGVVIANIASELNNVNEQRKAYPYFIRAIEIFKRTPLKESLTLVYLNMSECMEALDSIPQMKYYLDEAKTVLDGMSVSDLWPSYYVHEAQYLRKIGQQQAALAAFRKGEEIAVKYRRDYPLNNIWKGMGETYFTLKDYPNARKYIRLFYDKAVVEKAAINELEALQLLAAIEDSSGNRPQAYAWLRKYNQLNDSIKQEEVKIQVADLEARYQNAKKEQQILRLRNKTKQQELILQRSAFINYLLIAGFIILLILLFLLYILHRNRKRVYAFEMEKIQQEHRISLLYAMLEGQEQERTRLARDLHDGLGGILSGTKMELSTLLKTNEQPTAHNALEKCLQWLNYATDELRRIAWSLMPETLVKFGLGAASTAYCDGLRSTGYNIVCQVLHYSNKMETTRQIVLYRVMQELVNNAIKHADAAEILVQLQENEESILLIVEDNGKGIPADKLRQATSSGMTNIRSRVEFLHGTLDIDTSPDIGATFTIECPISINK from the coding sequence ATGAAGAAATATTACCTGATTGTCATTATCATCCAGTTGTTGATGCTGTCTGCTGCTCAACTACAGGCGCAAAATGACTTGCGCCGGCGCATCGACAGCCTGGAACAACTATTACCTAAAAAGAAAACAGATACCGGCAGAGCCTGGGTCATGGGCCTCCTCTCACAGGCATACTCCGGGCAGGACTCCATCAAAGCATTCCGCTACGCACGGCAATGCCTGGACATCAACAGGAAACAACAATACCGGCATGGCATCGCTTTCGGATACTACTCCCTCGGATTCTGCTATCTCGATGTCAGCAACTTCGACGATGCCAAAAGAAACTTCCAGCTGGCTGATAGCCTCACCCGCAACGATACCTCCGCCATGGGCCTGTTCATCCACATCCGCGCAGTAGGCAACATCGCCAACGTCATGGCCATCCTCCGGCTGCCCAAAACAGAACTGGAACTGCTCATCGGCCTCATCCCCGATATAGAACGTACCAAAGATTCCAATGCCCTGGGCGTCGTCATCGCCAACATCGCATCCGAACTCAATAACGTCAACGAACAACGCAAAGCCTATCCCTACTTCATACGGGCCATAGAAATATTCAAACGCACCCCGCTCAAAGAAAGCCTCACTCTCGTCTATCTCAACATGTCCGAATGTATGGAGGCCCTCGACTCCATCCCGCAAATGAAATACTACCTCGATGAAGCGAAAACAGTACTGGATGGCATGAGCGTGTCAGACCTCTGGCCCAGCTACTACGTACATGAAGCACAATACCTGCGCAAGATAGGCCAACAGCAGGCCGCCCTCGCTGCCTTCAGAAAAGGAGAGGAGATCGCCGTAAAATACCGCAGAGACTACCCCCTCAACAATATCTGGAAAGGCATGGGCGAAACCTACTTCACCCTCAAAGACTATCCCAACGCCCGGAAATATATCCGCCTCTTCTATGATAAAGCCGTCGTAGAAAAAGCAGCCATCAACGAGCTAGAAGCCCTCCAGCTACTCGCCGCCATAGAAGATAGCAGTGGCAACCGCCCGCAGGCATACGCCTGGCTGAGAAAATACAATCAACTCAACGATAGCATCAAACAGGAAGAAGTCAAAATACAGGTCGCCGACCTCGAAGCCCGCTATCAAAATGCTAAAAAAGAACAACAGATACTACGACTACGCAACAAGACCAAACAACAGGAACTCATACTGCAACGCAGCGCCTTCATCAACTACCTGCTTATCGCCGGTTTCATCATCCTGCTCATCCTCTTATTCCTCTTGTATATCCTGCATCGCAACCGCAAACGGGTATACGCTTTCGAAATGGAAAAGATCCAACAGGAACATCGCATCTCCTTGCTATATGCCATGCTGGAAGGACAGGAGCAGGAACGTACCCGCCTCGCCCGCGACCTGCACGACGGACTGGGAGGCATATTGTCCGGTACAAAAATGGAACTGTCCACCTTACTGAAGACAAACGAACAACCTACTGCCCATAACGCCTTGGAGAAATGCCTGCAATGGCTCAACTATGCAACAGACGAACTGCGCCGCATCGCCTGGAGCCTCATGCCCGAAACCCTGGTCAAGTTCGGACTGGGCGCCGCCTCCACCGCCTACTGCGATGGCCTGCGCAGCACCGGATACAATATCGTCTGCCAGGTCTTACACTACTCCAATAAAATGGAAACAACCCGGCAGATCGTCCTATACCGCGTCATGCAGGAACTCGTCAACAATGCCATCAAACATGCCGATGCCGCAGAGATACTGGTACAGCTCCAGGAAAATGAAGAGAGCATCCTCCTCATCGTAGAAGACAATGGCAAAGGAATACCGGCAGATAAACTCCGGCAGGCCACCAGCTCCGGCATGACCAATATCCGCTCAAGGGTAGAATTCCTCCATGGCACACTGGATATTGACACCTCCCCGGACATAGGTGCCACTTTCACCATCGAATGCCCCATTAGCATCAACAAATAA
- a CDS encoding RidA family protein produces the protein MKMIAPANLPTPAGHYTPGVVSGNLLFVSGQLPVKPDGSHTSAEPFEVQAQQAISNLLEVVKAAGAAVNHIVKVNVYIAGVQYWPVFNQLYAAAMGNHKPARAIIPVPELHHGYLVEIDAVAELPQ, from the coding sequence ATGAAGATGATCGCGCCCGCCAACTTACCCACACCCGCAGGCCATTACACCCCTGGTGTAGTCAGCGGTAACCTCCTGTTCGTATCAGGACAACTGCCCGTTAAACCCGATGGCTCACATACCTCCGCCGAACCTTTTGAAGTCCAGGCACAGCAAGCTATCAGCAACCTGCTGGAAGTGGTCAAAGCCGCCGGCGCAGCGGTCAATCATATCGTAAAAGTCAACGTATACATCGCCGGCGTGCAATACTGGCCCGTATTCAACCAGCTATACGCCGCCGCTATGGGCAACCACAAACCGGCACGTGCCATCATACCCGTACCCGAACTGCATCATGGCTACCTCGTAGAAATTGATGCTGTCGCTGAACTGCCGCAATAA
- a CDS encoding glycoside hydrolase family 172 protein, with amino-acid sequence MKLFRFAWAALLLLPVTLPAQQQNRFNGLDMHLGNLYRLSNAQTRSISPENFSGEKGKGGMARLQDKQQPNAANAADAARDLGAGWKVNPFVIINPGQTFTLAEINSAGAIQHIWMTPTGIWRFSILRIYWDDEKEPSVECPVGDFFGMGWGEYAPLSSLPVAVNPGSAFNCYWAMPFRKKCRITMENINQEPMRLYYQVDYTLTDVPDDAAYFHAQFRRTNPNTSSDYIITDNIKGKGQYVGVYMAWGVNNNGWWGEGEIKFFLDGDTKYPTICGTGTEDYFCGSYNFDRGGKYIEFSSPYSGLPQVIRPDGSYRSQQRFGLYRWHIMDPIRFDKSLKVTIQDLGWRHNGRYLAQQSDIASVVFWYQTEPHQPFPKLPAKDLLEVN; translated from the coding sequence ATGAAATTATTTCGCTTCGCTTGGGCCGCACTGCTATTGCTCCCAGTCACCCTGCCCGCACAACAGCAAAACCGCTTCAATGGCCTGGATATGCACCTGGGCAACCTCTACCGCCTCTCCAACGCACAAACCCGCTCCATCAGCCCGGAAAACTTCAGCGGCGAAAAAGGTAAAGGTGGCATGGCCCGCCTCCAAGACAAACAACAACCTAATGCCGCCAACGCCGCCGATGCTGCCCGCGACCTCGGCGCCGGCTGGAAAGTAAACCCCTTCGTCATCATCAACCCGGGCCAAACATTCACCTTGGCAGAGATCAATAGCGCCGGTGCTATCCAGCACATCTGGATGACACCCACCGGCATCTGGCGCTTCTCCATCCTCCGCATCTACTGGGACGACGAAAAAGAACCTTCCGTAGAATGCCCCGTAGGCGACTTCTTCGGCATGGGCTGGGGCGAATATGCCCCCCTCTCTTCCTTACCCGTCGCCGTCAACCCGGGCAGCGCATTCAATTGCTACTGGGCCATGCCCTTCCGCAAAAAATGCCGCATCACCATGGAAAATATCAACCAGGAACCCATGCGCCTATACTACCAGGTCGACTACACCCTCACCGATGTACCCGACGATGCCGCCTATTTCCATGCCCAATTCCGACGTACCAACCCCAACACCTCTTCCGACTACATCATCACCGACAACATCAAAGGAAAAGGACAATACGTAGGGGTATACATGGCCTGGGGTGTCAATAATAACGGATGGTGGGGAGAAGGAGAGATCAAATTTTTCCTCGATGGAGATACAAAATACCCAACCATCTGCGGCACCGGTACAGAAGACTATTTCTGTGGCTCCTACAACTTCGACAGGGGAGGGAAGTACATCGAATTCTCCAGCCCCTATTCCGGACTGCCACAAGTGATACGCCCCGATGGTTCCTACCGCTCACAACAACGATTCGGTCTCTATCGATGGCATATCATGGACCCTATCCGGTTCGATAAGTCACTGAAAGTAACCATACAGGACCTCGGCTGGCGACATAATGGCCGATACCTCGCACAACAATCCGATATCGCATCCGTCGTATTCTGGTACCAGACAGAACCGCATCAGCCTTTTCCTAAACTGCCGGCAAAAGACCTGCTGGAAGTCAACTGA